A window of Anabas testudineus chromosome 7, fAnaTes1.2, whole genome shotgun sequence genomic DNA:
GAGCAAGACAAAAGCACATAGAAGAAATTAATCTGGCAAGCAGTCCAGAGGGGATGTTAAAttaagatttgtttattttcagtttaccTTTTTATCTATTGCACTACATATATTTGAATTGTACCACTGTGTTATATTGGTGCACTTGTAAATAAGAAGAAGGACGAGACGCTTTGCTGATCACGAGACTGtttattgattaataaatgagAGAAACCAGACTTGTTGACTTGTTGATCTTCCAGCAGTGACATCGTCGGCTGGGATCATGGCTGGGATCAATACAGGCTCTTCCCACAAACATAAGACTTCTTGTTCTGACAATTTAGGTCGTTGGCCTTACCTGgaattcaaaatgtcaaactctcATTACCAGTGGATTGTTTTTTagtcaatataaaaaaaaaagagttgtcACTTTAAGGTTTGATtggatatttatatatatgtatatatatatttatacaaatcACATGATTACTACTTACCACTAAAGGCATTCACCATACAattttctgctcctcctccgTTACTGGGCTCCCCTGCTGACCAGAACTTGTAATCAAACTTGGAGCCATCACTCCACAGCCACACACCCTCctgaaagaaaatgagtttggTTCAATCAAACACATATTTTACCACCACTGCATTGCTGTGAGGGTTAATGGGATTTTTTAAAACCTCACCTTAACTGCATCATGGCCTCCAAGCCAACTTGGTACCTCTGAGCCAGTCGACCTCTTGATCATTTCTTCAATGAAGGTTAACTGCTCTTTGTTGTGGACTGGAGCCAGATTCCCACCAACAGCGATGCAGGCGACCTAGTGAAGGAGACAAATTGTGAAGCCAAGGAATTCTTCTGAAGGATTGTTTGAAGAGGAAGCCCTTTTTTAAAGCATGTCGTGAACGTGTCAGTGTGGCAGGTATAAGTGAATGAATTCCAAACTGCACCTCTGCATCAGCCCAGTCCTTTGCACTGAAGTAGAAGATATAACAGTTGTTTTCAAACTGAGTCCACCCAGGAGGGCAGCTCACACAGCAGTCGCCGTCCTCGTCAGGATTTACTTGGCATAagaatgacagaagaaaaaattaGTTGCTCCTCGTGTTGGAGTTAAAGTCTCAGCAGTCTGAGTTAGCCAAAGGTTTCCTATTTACCAAAGGTAACCTTGTCATATTGTTTGTTCTTGATctatgtcagtgtaggtttgTTAGGATTAAACAGTGGATTAGCCGCAGGTTAGCttcagatatatatatatattttttgcaacATGTACCTGTTATCGATACATAAAGTAGAGTACATTAGACATTAGGTGAGCTTTATTATAATGGCAGCCCAATACTacagctaaaaaaataaaaaataaagtattatGTCTTTCAACACAGTCAGTTCTGTGTTTACAGAACTTATCATACAGAAAGTATCAAACAAAGAGAAGACGCAgcaatcattttaaaagtttcagtCCTCATCAGTAACTCTGAGGTTTACTGTATTTAGAAACTTCAACTCCAGGAGATACCAACCTGACTGATCTTTTCCCTGTGCCTGTGAACACACGCACAAATGACAATATAAGTTACTGacaataacacattttcatttacatttactgataaagttaaaaatatgtaaaatactgtttataATACCTACATTTGCTCCAGTCCACAGTCCGCCAGTCAAACAGAGGAGGACAACGAAATACAGGCTTGATGCCATCTGTGTAAAATTGTAGAGAAGCAAATGCATCATGAAGTCTAAATGTGAGGGTGAGTTATGATGAAGGGCTGGAAATCGAAGCTCACCTCGCTACGATGATCAGATGAGGTTGCACTTGCAGCAGCTGGATGTTTTGGAAAAGGAAGCCCGGTCTTTATATACCCTCTGTGTGGCTGCTTTGCCTCAGGAACTTGGAACATGTCTTGTTCTGGCTTCTGTTTTATCGTGTacattgtttaattattataatgaaTTCTGAACTATTTGTTGAAACAGACCTGAGGAAAGACAGAGTACTCTTtgaacaatattaataaaacacactcGACCTTTAAGGCAGCAACATGTGAAGTTctgagaagtgttttatttcttagCACTAATATGAGCAGTTAAAGGGCAAGTTCATTTTCAAGTGTCCTTCAAAACAACAGTCAGGTGTTCACATGAACACTCAAAGTCtttgtgctgttaaaaaatGATCCCAGTGattttaatgcatattttaatgtaatagtAAAATCTGTACATATAATATTTCCACTGATCAGCATGATCATGGTGTCCCCTattcaccacaacattaaaaccaccaagtGGGTTTACCTCcctttgttaaaatgtatataatataatttataatttaatactAGTAACAGATTGGCATTTATTAATGTAAGAGTACACTTTTACTTTCTGCCACACTTCTAAACACAGGACACTGCTTCTTACTGTTGCGCTGCATGTTGGCACTGGGTTTAAAATCATGAGGTGTGGCTTTGTCTAATAACAATTTTATTCCCACGGCATGAACTGATGAATCAGACACTTAACGGATTTTGGTGGCTGACACATCCTCTGAACAAACCCCCACCTTGGGTATTTACTTAAGACAATTTTTCAGACATTACGGTTTAGTACAGTGAGACTCATAGTGAGTAAATATTGCTATAAAGAAAAGCCACAGGGCATCAGTATTATTGAACCGAGATCACTATAACACTatatgaacaaaataaaagagtcTGAAATCAGTTTGGTGTGTTCACCATGAATTTAAGTCACTTGAATTGATTAGATCTTCAGGATTAATgtgaaataacacaaaagaatcCGGGAAACTTTTGGATTTTCAAGTAATTCCTGTTATTTTATTCTCAATCTGTTGCACAGTCCTCTCAATGTGCTGTCTCTCAAGTTTCCCGTCAAGCTGTTGGCTGCTGCATAACTTTTTCCTATAATTCTTATTGtgacattaatacatttttgctATCAAATGTTAGGAGATCATACGGATTGTCAACAACAGGCCAGCACTGACTACCTGCTCTACCGGTAAAGCTGAAATCGTGACAGCACTGTTACCCACTTGAACAAACTACTTTGGCTGCTTACTTATGAcaattttgtttaatttggaaCCTTCTCACATTAAGTACAGGTGTTCATATTGGGTGAAGCTCCACACCTCATCACCTGTGAGCTCCTATATCTGAAGTATAATCGCTGACACCATCCTCTGTCTGCCTACAGGCCACACAGGACAGAactttaataattcataatgaATTGCTGAGCTGCAAGCTTCACTCTTCTCATTTATCCAAAATCCCAACTTTATAAACAGAGATATAAATCAGCATAGTTTATTTACAGGATTGGCAGTAACAGGCTTCTTTCACTGACTTTGTTTCTTCCGTTACGCTCAATGTTTATCAGCGTGATCGAACACAGACCGAACAAGGTCAAAGGAACAAGGAGAAGTCATGAGTAACATTTACAAagcttaaaaaataaagtaattccTCATGTGGAAAACACCCTAAAAAAACAAGGTCAACTCAAGCATCACATTTAGTACTTAAGCGAAGTGCAGAACTGTGAAGGCACTTACTCAGTGTACAGTGCTGAGGTACCTTTACTTGACCGTTTCCATTtaactttacagttttaacCATGTGTGTACATCAGATTTTGGGTTCTTGTGCGTGCAAGCTGATCACagctgttacacagcctttcacaaataggtgtgtaaagaaaagggcattgctagtttttaatgcaaaatgttttgaatgtgttataatttgttgttgtaggcatATGATGTCTTCCTGAAACTGTTCGTATTTATACTTATcaggttccaataagcccaaatagcaaagagaaataaaaaatgcatatcaaattagagctcgggTCTTAAGAGGTTAATGTAAAGATGATAATTCAAATTGAATGAATTTTAAGTCCTCATTTAATGCTGTGTGCTTTTAACAAACATTTCAGACAGTTCAAGTTAATCAGAAATCCTCAACTCATATTGTTACTTATTCAGGAGCACCCAACGATGGTGCAAGTTCACTTCTTTAAATTATACACTAGTATACTAGTTATTAACTGGTATTTTTAAGCCAGGTATTGGATATAATCCTGCATAGAAAGACAATTCAAAAAAAGACATATGAAATTACTGTTGGTTTTCCAGTGAATTATCACCTACTGGTTACTGATAATCCATCATGCAGATTGAACAGGTTTCCTCTTAAGTATCTAGGTGTGAACGTGGACGCTGCTCCATCATCGCCCAGAGAGACGGTATCTGCCACGTGGTGCTGTAGAtatgatatatactgtacatccaccACAATCGTCTTCTAGTctacaaacatacacaatcGAGGACAATTCAAATCCAAAATCAACAGTCAAACAAATAGGCTTTAGTCCAGAATCATCATACAAGTCATTTATCTGAGACAGTGAAGTCCATGTGAAAGAGTGGAGAATGAAGCTAAATAGTCCCATCACAAACCAGGAAGTCAGGTCTGGATCCTGAAACTCTGAAGAGACTAAGGTCATAAAGTCAAAGCCCAGCTGAATAGTCAGAGATCGTTGGTAAATCACTGGTGTCTCTAAAAGGATGTTTGGAAGCATCTTTGGCTGGTAATAACACATCAGAGCCCTCATTTAGGAAATTCTAGCTGTTGCCATCAAACACAAACCTAACTCCAATGTCAGTTCGATTGAACTCAGTTCCTGAGTTATTTTGGTTCTCAGCAAGTCAGCAAGATAAAGGTTGATGTTTTAGAAATCAATCAATACAAGTTATTATCAGTATCTAGTTACCAATCCCTGTCTCAGATTGATGCCCAGAGAAAGTGTCTTTACATACATTGTGCAACATTTGATTCTTTAAGTGATGGGAAGTGTTCAGTGAGGTCTCGATTGGAAACACGTGTCAGACGTGTTTCCAGTGTCTCTGTTTTATGCCGAATGTGTTGACAGGCAGCAGGTGTAGCAGCGAAAGCTGAAAAACAGGTTTCATCCGTTTTTAACCCttaaaatgagcaaatattACTGTTTGAAAGCCCCATTAATGAAGCAGCACGGTGTCTCTGAGAGAGATAGATCCCAGAAGTCATCATGAGGTGAGAAAATGGTTCTGTGATATAATTTCAAAGGGATCCTGTTATTTGAAACTCTCCCTAATAACATCTTAGGCCATGCCGTTTTGTCCTTTGACCACAAGAGGGCACCGTCCCCTCAGGTGTgaaatagatatatatatataataaacaatacAGTTACCTAGAACTGATTATTGCTATTTACTAAAATAGCATTACGTGATTTGTAATCCATCAAGTTCCATCAGAACAAACATTGAAAGGAATCTTCAGACTTACCAAATCCTGACTGAGACCCTGTAGAGACTCAAAAGCGGTTTTGTATTGTAGAAGTACTGCAATAGGTAAAAATATCAACAATgtgcagtgcagaaatattttaaaagaagttTGCATACAGAATTGAAAGTACACACAGTAGTATTAGCACCCAGGACACCAAAGTgcttaaagtaaaaatgtaattaaactaCTTCTTACACAGAATGGTTGATTTTGGTTTTGACAAATCTGattatagattttttaaatgtgtaaaagtcCTTTTAGTGTTTCTGGTTAACTTAACgacactgtgctgtgtgcatTATTATTACGCAGGGGTATTTTCTCAGGGTCATTGTATTGTTGGACAAAGGGCCAGGTCAACATTAGGTCAACTTTAAGCCTACACAATAAGATATTAGAAAAGCTTTCTGAAGCATCTCTAGGTACATTTagcaaatgtatttctttaatagaaaggaaaaaacagtactcaataataataataataaactattgGTGTCATTCTGCACTGATACTAGAGTGAAATAGTGATGCTGCAATAAAAACTTTTGCAGTACCGTTAATATAAAAGTGCTGATTCTTCACGCAAAAatttaaactgcaaacaaaaacaggtgGATGGCAAAAACACTTCTGTACACTTCGTAGCTTCTGTGCAAGAATAGAAATTTTGGCAGGTGCGTGTGacttgtatttgtgtgtgtctattgaGTGAAGCATAGGCATCGGCCATTTCCTATGTTCTTGCACTCTCTTACTCTTCTGTATTGAACCAGTGTATTTTCATATCTAATAGTTGACAATCTGTGTGCCTGCTGCTGAGAAGTTGACATGAGACGTGTTCTCCTAATTGCTGCAGGAATCCTGGGCTTCTACTGTTTTTTCTtatgtggttgtgtttttatttgaggtAATAATGCCTTCAcattttcagtgagtgttttgttAAAAGGAAGTTCCTACCTTCCTCTCAGGGTAGATTTGGCCCTCGCTAAACTTCTTGGCCGACATTAGAgttgtgtgagagagatggtgtgtttgtatgttgtttggACATTTAGTCTCGTGAAAAGTTCCTCTCCTTGTGCTCAGTTTTAATTAGTGGAGCCTCAGTGACTGTATCCTGTATTTGTacctgtctttgtgttttcgGCTTTGTGAAACTGAGTGCTGTTGAAAACCCAACAGGCACGGTATGGGTTTGTGCTGGATGGCTGTGGTTTCAATTCCATTGAAATTCAGCATGTGAAATACCACACGGTGCCTTTCATGACATGAATCCATGACACATTTGTGGCAAGTCAACAAAATTTCACAAGGAGATGGCAACTGCTGATCGAATAGCCGGTCTGTTGtatacaatacaaaatacagacGCTTCACAACTGGGTGCAAAACACAGGTAACAACAGAAATACTGGAATAATAACCATAAGACTCTAATTACAACTTATCACAGCTACTCAAAGCtttctgaaatttaaaaaacagactaTTGGAGTGAAGGATGCCTCTCATTTTGCTCCTTTTGCCTCTTATCCACCAGCAATCCATTCACATTGATAACTGGGCGGACACAGGAGAATACTGCTGGATCTTAAGTGGCAGCTTTGAGATAAGAGCTCCTCAAGCTTCTTCTAATTCTGGCCTGTTTTAGTTAGGTTTAGACTGAGCACAGATCTGTATCTTTA
This region includes:
- the LOC113166774 gene encoding galactose-specific lectin nattectin-like; protein product: MASSLYFVVLLCLTGGLWTGANAQGKDQSVNPDEDGDCCVSCPPGWTQFENNCYIFYFSAKDWADAEVACIAVGGNLAPVHNKEQLTFIEEMIKRSTGSEVPSWLGGHDAVKEGVWLWSDGSKFDYKFWSAGEPSNGGGAENCMVNAFSGKANDLNCQNKKSYVCGKSLY